The Anolis carolinensis isolate JA03-04 chromosome 2, rAnoCar3.1.pri, whole genome shotgun sequence genome has a window encoding:
- the LOC103277526 gene encoding zinc finger and SCAN domain-containing protein 31 → MQITEIWLEEMKGMKEPNPTSLQLEQGVPRGGKAGSRVQYEYITEGPTWKASEEGKDLPGQRMEQRWEAQWQEFLKTLQSPSWAWGSLPPAEETPWDEAKAFLASFEQVAKACRWPKEEWVARLLPALSGEAEQAFRSLEAGDREDYGKVKAAILRAEALRVGLQRQHFRLFCCQEVEDPRRVYSQVQELGSRWLKPERRSKEQILELLVLEQFLASLPQDLQGWIRGGGPESCSQAVGLAEDFLLKRQQEADSARWQGPSQDVCVGSPEAERKSPDAAQRQICEEAKPVQDAVIPLLGDGIKGPSPSISVFPPEGQVKTEARLGAGLLDCRDTGVPLHRAEQTLSQPGQQTIFWQVLQEEGGNAQPFGEVEATLLKVETSQHGVNELKERPGAVPLLNQRDGPLMVETCGQRSNEKRGWKKKKIPPQSLQRTQNVPTGRKLHKCSTCEKDFKSRADLTCHQLSHTGQKPYQCSECKKCFSLKGTLIRHQRSHTGVKPYKCSQCGKCFTRRSSLKNHQRIHTGEKPYKCSQCGKCFSQRYTLKDHQRIHTGEKPYKCSQYAKFFTLRSSLKDHKGIHTGVKPYECSQCEKCF, encoded by the exons atgcagat AACTGAGATTTGGCTTGAAGAGATGAAGGGGATGAAGGAGCCGAATCCCACAAGTCTGCAGCTGGAACAAGGAGTGCCAAGAGGAGGGAAAGCCGGAAGTAGGGTTCAGTATGAATACATCACCGAGGGGCCAACGTGGAAAGCGTCGGAAGAAGGCAAGGACCTTCCAGGTCAAAGAATGGAGCAGCGCTGGGAAGCCCAATGGCAGGAGTTCCTGAAGACCCTCCAGTCGCCTTCCTGGGCATGGGGAAGCCTTCCGCCGGCAGAGGAAACGCCGTGGGATGAGGCCAAGGCCTTCCTGGCCTCCTTTGAGCAAGTGGCCAAAGCCTGTCGGTGGCCAAAGGAAGAGTGGGTGGCCCGGCTGTTGCCCGCATTGAGTGGAGAAGCAGAGCAGGCCTTTCGGAGTCTGGAAGCCGGAGACAGGGAGGATTATGGGAAAGTGAAGGCGGCCATCTTGAGAGCAGAGGCCCTGAGAGTAGGGCTGCAGCGCCAGCATTTCCGGCTGTTCTGCTGCCAAGAGGTCGAGGATCCGCGAAGGGTTTACAGCCAAGTCCAGGAGCTTGGCAGTCGGTGGCTGAAGCCGGAGAGACGCAGCAAGGAGCAGATCCTGGAGCTGCTGGTCCTGGAGCAATTCCTGGCCAGTCTTCCCCAAGACCTGCAAGGATGGATCCGAGGCGGAGGGCCGGAGAGCTGTTCCCAGGCTGTGGGCCTGGCAGAGGACTTCCTCCTCAAGAGACAGCAAGAGGCCGATTCCGCCAGGTGGCAG GGACCTTCGCAGGATGTGTGTGTTGGTTCCCCAGAGGCAGAAAGGAAGTCACCAGATGCTGCTCAGAGACAGATCTGTGAAGAAGCCAAGCCGGTGCAGGATGCCGTGATCCCTTTGCTAG GTGATGGAATCAAAGGCCCAAGTCCTTCCATTTCAGTGTTTCCTCCTGAAGGACAAGTGAAGACTGAGGCTAGACTGGGTGCA GGTCTGCTGGACTGCAGAGACACAGGCGTCCCTTTGCACAGGGCTGAGCAGACGCTCTCCCAGCCAGGACAACAGACCATCTTCTGGCAAGTCCTGCAGGAGGAGGGCGGAAATGCCCAGCCATTTG GTGAGGTGGAGGCAACTTTGCTTAAAGTGGAGACTTCTCAGCATGGAGTGAATGAGCTGAAGGAGAGGCCCGGGGCAGTGCCACTCCTAAACCAAAGAGATGGACCGTTGATGGTGGAGACGTGTGGACAAAGAA GTAATGAAAAGAGAggttggaagaagaagaagataccgCCACAG TCTTTACAGAGAACCCAAAATGTTCCTACAGGAAGGAAACTGCATAAATGTTCTACTTGTGAGAAGGACTTCAAATCTAGAGCGGACCTGACATGCCACCAACTGAGTCACACTGGACAAAAGCCATACCAGTGTTCTGAGTGCAAGAAATGCTTCAGCCTGAAAGGTACACTGATAAGACACCAGCGCAGCCATACTGGGGTGAAACCCTATAAGTGCTCTCAGTGTGGCAAGTGTTTCACTCGGAGATCTAGCTTGAAGAACCATCAAAGAATtcatactggagagaaaccctataaatgctctCAGTGTGGCAAGTGTTTCTCTCAGAGATATACCTTGAAGGACCATCAAAGAATtcatactggagagaaaccctataaatgctctCAGTATGCCAAGTTTTTCACTCTGAGATCTAGCTTGAAGGACCATAAAGGAATTCATACTGGAGTAAAACCCTATGAATGTTCTCAATGTGAGAAATGCTTCTGA